The following DNA comes from Ailuropoda melanoleuca isolate Jingjing unplaced genomic scaffold, ASM200744v2 unplaced-scaffold8419, whole genome shotgun sequence.
tactggaatttttttgaAAGCTTATTGTGGTCACAGTGTTTTGGGTGCCTGAAGGCTCCAGAACGGAGCATTTCATGAGCTTGGAGTTTTCCCAGATCTGTGTGGAGCACAGGAAGCTGAGAGTCTTGACCAGCTGTGCAAAGGCAAGCCTGTGGGTGTGGAAGGAGGACCCCGCGGTCGCAGCAGGAAATGAGCTCGGGCCCACCTCAGGGAGGCGACTGTGTTGCACGTGCTCCTCTCCCCCATTCCTCGTGGTCTCCAGAGCATCCTACCTCcgtcccttccctctctgctcccacgAACTTGAAGGAGACATTTGGTCTTTCCATGAAAGCCATCCATTGTGACACGCCCCACCACTGCCCCAGTCcctcagcacccccccccccccgacgcTTTCAGTGACTGGTTTTGGATTTAGCCAACAGGCCAACCTCTGAGACTGACGAGGGCAGGAGACTTTGTTCACGCAGTCATCGCCAGGCAAtcctctgccttcaaggaatATTTACTGAAGACATGAGAGTAACTGGAGGAGTTCAAATGCATGTCACCCCGGATGTCTAAGTAATGCCACACAAAGTTCTCCTCCAGTTACTCCTTGGGACAAgcattaaaatatgcaaagaaatgagaaggatAAGAACCATTCGTATGGGGTTGAGGGCAGAAGGACGAACACTGAGGAGAAATTGGGAAAGGCAGGTACAGTCGGCTGGAACCCCCACCTCCAGGTGTAAAAACACACAGCCCTGTCGCACCACCATAAAATGGCAACCTGTGTATTCCTTTCACCAAAAGGGTTACCATACAATGGAGTACCTTTGTGTGCGAGGGAAGTGTTTTCCTTCTATTGGTTTTCCACAGACCACTCGATTCTGTGAAGCCTGCTGTTTGAGCAGAGTCctatgttcagattttctttcccattaatgcagtttctttttctctccattagAAATAACCCAAAACTCTAAGTATATTCACAGGCGGGCCTATGAGGTTTTCGATGGTTCCTGAACTAGGCGATGTGGAAGAGATGCTGCTGAGTTTGTGTCCTGAAGGTAGAACAGGTTCCCAAGGAGAGGAATTGGGAAACGCAGGCCCAGAGGAGGTGCCTGGGCTGGACCCGCCCCTAGAGGGCGGCACCGAAGCTCTCAGGTGAGTCTGCGGATGTTTCGATGtgattatttccaattttcaatgtgtttttaaatggctataataaaacgtctttactttttttttctaaaagaagattttggaaaaatatttttaataaattatcttaaaGGTAATAGTTTTTAAACAGAGGACAAGGTATTTGCAAAAACTAGTTGAAATGCAGGAGGGAAAAAATTCCAATCATGTTCCTGAAGGGATAGATCTCAaacatctctctcactctctctctttctctatctatctatctaaaacCTATATTCTATTGTTATgtgaatatgaaaaacaaaatttccattGTACTGGAGAAATTGGCTTACTGAAGCATTCGTGGTAACACtgtaaaatgaaacaacaaatttGGCCGATTGCTAAAAAGATTCACAGAGTTCAGGCCTTTGACTAATTCTCCTAATTATGAAttggataaaaacaaaagctcttcAGGGAGTATGCTAAATATCAAGAGACTAGATGAGATTGggtaaaatggaggaaaaatcTGCTCTAAAAAACTAATGTCACAGACACAGGAATACTCCCTTAAGGAGGAAGGGGTGAACAGCCGAGGTCATACAGTCAGGAAAGACGAGGGTCAACTTCTCCAGGTGAAACTCAGGACGCtgaacagattttctttctttcttcctttctttcaaatgtATTGCTGTAAGTAATCTCCACAGCAAAGTGGGTCTGGAACCCATGACTCCCAGAGCGCTATCCAccgagccagccagccagccaggccctgAGCAGACATGTGAGGGGGGCATGTCCCCAGCTGGAAAGGCCAGGAGGagacttttgaaaatattcatggtCTTTCACACAAAAGCACAGAACCGACGaaggtgggacttgaacccacgCGTGCAGAGCACAATGGATTAGCAGTCCATCGCCTTAACCACTCGGCCACTCCGTCTGCACACCACGCCCTCTGGGGTTCTTGATTCCAGAGTTGACACTTGGGAACTCCTTGGATGCAAGGACATTTTGGGGACGGAGACGTCCGGGGGACACGGAGCTGGCCGGCTCCCACACGAATGGGCCAAGGGTTGGACTGGAAAACTCGCGAAGGGGAAAAGGCGGGCTCAGCGCTCCCAGGACAGGACAGGGGTCCAGCGGCGCCTGGCGGGGGGTCTGGTTCGCGGGCTCAGGCGGCCCGGCCCCCAGGGGCGCATGCGCGCGGGCGGTGGGCGTGGCCCGGCGGCGCGGGAACCCGTGCGCGCTCAGCACCTGCTCCGAGGGCGCCCCCGAGCCGGCCGCGGGCAGGGGCTCCCAGAGCCGGTCCCCCAGGAGCCGCCCGCGAGGGACCTGGCGAGTCCGGACTGCGAATTCGTGGTAACTTGGACAGTTTGGGAGATGGGACGACGGGTCTACTCCGCGTCCTTACCGCCTCGACGCTGCGGGGAAAACTGCGCCCAGAAGAAGCCTTAACTCGCGGGGCTCCTCTCCCGCGCCTCCGCCTCAGAGGAACCGTGAGTTCAGTGCCCTCATAGTTTCCGATGTGACATTTCATGATTTAGCCCAACCATGCAACACCCAGGGTTCATCACGAGTGCCCTCCTAAACCCCCATCAtctgtttccccatccccccacccacctcctctctggtgacCAGGAGTGTGTTCTCCAGAGTttagactctgtttcttggtttgcctctctttccccgcttttcttcttttgttttgtgtcttaaattccacataggagtggaatcataaggtatttgtcttctctgaccgACTGGATCGCTtattagcattatactctccagctccgTCCAGGTGGTAGACAATGGCAAGACTGCATTCTTTCCGTGGCTGAGTACTAGTCCATTGTGTGTATCTATACACCACTTCTTCCTTATCCATCCGTCAGCCGATGCGTACTTGGGCTGTtaccatagtttggctgttgtaaatattgctgctataaacatcagggtgcatggaCCCCTTCAAATcggtatttttatatcctttgggtaaatacctcttAGAGCAATTGATGGATTGCTCAAGACTAACCTTCAGAAAATAGAACTGCCCCATGAAGGTTAGTGTTGAGCAAGTTTTCTAGAGgtggcggggggggcgggggtgtccCAGACTGAGGAGGGCCTGAGCAAAGGCAGGGAGGCGCGCAGTACCTAGAGGAATGGCGAGGAAGCCCTGAGAGTCCGTGCCCTTGACTCACAGCTCCTCAGGTCCAGTATTTGCCTCAGGGGCTATtcgttgttattttaaaaaggtatttttttttttaatttagagattaTTTCAAACAGAAAACTTTGCAGGATCAATTTATAGCACCAAGTTTATTCTTGTGTATAGTGTGAAGAACAGATTCAATTTTAACTTTCTCCAAATAGCCTGTAATTGTTTCAGAAGCCtgtattaaaatctttttcttggGGATTTGAAATACCACTTTTATCTTATGCTAGACTTGCACATGTAGTTGTATCTATTCGTGAAATTTCTGCTCAGCGTACTGTCTGTCTGCCTTCTTATGCACCAGTAACACACTGTTGATCATAGGTGTTTGGTTGTATAGTTTTATGGGAGGGCCAGTTTCCCTTGAAGGTTTtctatttggtattttcttaGATATTcctgtatgtttatttttccttattaactTGATGATAAACTTTTCAAGCTCCATGAGTAAGCTCACTGGACATTTTTATTAGGACcacattaaatttgtaaatacCTTAGGGACgccttcctccatctttccatGCTGCCATAATGGTGCGAGTGGATGTCCCGGCAGGTGCTCTCAAGAGCATTAACAGTGCGGAGAAGAGAGGCAAATGCCACGTTCTTATTCGGCCATGCTCCCAAGTCATCATCTGGTTTCTATCTGTGATGAAGAAACCTGGTAACATTGGCAAATTTGAAATCATTGATGATCACAGAGCTGAGAAAATTGTTGTGAACCTCACGGGCAGGTTAAACAAGTGTGGAGTGATCAGCTCTAGATTTGATGTACAACTCAAACTCTAGAAAAATGGCACCGTAATCTGCTCCCGTCCACCATTTTGCTTCCCTTGTACTGACAAGCTCAGCAGGCATCATGGAGAAGCAAGAGGGAAACAAACAGGAAGGAAACTCCTGGGATTCTTTTTCTAGGGATGTAATACCTACATGCAAATAAAATGCCTcagtggagaaataaaataaaataaataccttggGGAGAAGTGAGTTCTCGATGATGTGACATCGATATCAAGAATGAGggttgtctttccatttgtttaaggCTACTCTGCATCTTTCAGGGGTGTTTTAAGTCGATTGctaagattttgttgtttttgagtttttataaGTGAGGTTGCCTAATGGATTATATCCCCTCACCAATAATTCTTTGGTTATAGAGAtgctattatttaaatgttttaaagatttacttctttatttgagagagtaaaagagacagcaggcggggagggacagagggagagaatgtttcAAGCAAATGtggcactgagctcagagcctgacgtggggctcagtcccaccacccatgagatcatgacctgagctgaaaccaagagtgagatgcttaaccagctgagccacccagacgtcccagaaatgctgttgtttttacatgttaattttatattatcttgCTGAATTGTAGTATTATTTGAATTAGTTTTATCATTGATTCTCTAAtggaaatttgatttttctaatgGAAATTTCCTTGACAGAAATATCCTATGTctatgctgtccaatatggtaggcACCAGCTCCCTGTGGCTATGAAACCCTTGAAATGTATGACTGggggaactgaatttttatttttgtgatgagttcatttaaatttaaggAGCCATGTATGGCTAGTGGCTTCTGTCCTAGACAGTGCACCTGTAGAGCTTTCCCAGTATACTATGTCACCTGTAAAAATAgttgtctctcttcttttccaggtCTTACACCTGTAATTGCTGTCCTTAGGCTgtcaagaaaatgttttctatgtAGTGAAAATAACCGGCACCCTTGCATTGTTTCTGCCATTAGTGGAAATGGTTTCAGGGTTTCTTCATTAAGATGTTGGCTTAAGGATTGAAttttatatgggtttttttttttatcctgacaaggaataattaattattttatattttctcaaggTTTTTTCTTAGAAACAGGTGAATTTTGCCAAGGGTTTTTTCAGGATCAATGGAGGTAATCATGTAATCATAGGgggcttttttcctccttccaacTCTTAAATCGGTGTGATATTGATAGCTCTCCTAATTCTGAATTATCGTTCCATTTCTAGTATCGACCCTGCTTGTTCATGGTGGGTTAATACTGGCTAACATCTTATTCAGATACTCTATTGGTTTCCAGAACATGTTggtctgaaattttctttctgtggGTATGCTAACTTTATTGGGTTTGGGTATTAATATTATACCTGTTCATTAAAAGAACTTGAaagttttctctcatttcctgtcAACTGAAACAAGTCCCATAGTCTTGGGATGGTTTGTACCCCAGTAGTTTTGTGGAATGCCCCAGTGAAACCGTCTGAGGTTTTTGGTCTCGTTTTGCTTTGTTTCGGTTTGTTCATTGTGATCGTTTTTGGCCTACTTTTCCTCTTCTATGGAAGTTTGGGATTGCCCTCTTCAAAAGGCATGTTTCTGAAGATTTCCCAGACTTCCTGTATGTCACACAGGGTTTGTAAAGAAATAGGGTTTTCAGAAGCTGTTTCTTTTGCAATGAGAGGCACCCCCAGAATATGTAGTCGATTGTATTGCTCCTCTCTGCCGCCTCCTTACACTCTCTGATCTGAAACTAGAAGATGTAAGTTGAAATTATGACTGTCCTTTGTCCTTTGTTGCTTGTCCAGTTAGTAGCTTAGCCATAGGACAGAGTCTGGCTCTTGCGGAGAAAACTGACTTTTTTCAGAGTATGTTTCCCAGTGAGGATTGTCCCGTTTTGAAAGTACTGCCACGGACTCATTACAAAAGGAAATTGGGAAAGTGTAAAGATCCGAGTTATGAACTATTccaatttaaaatgtgttcaacTGATGGTCTAGTGTTTCCAGTTTGGTCTCTAGGTTACAGAGGTATCTAAGCCCAACAATTTGTCGTCTCCAAGGCACGTGGCTATCAGTGatacataaatacttacaatgtgttttcctttctagACAAGCAAGGCTATTGTCCTCTTACTGATTCGAGTACCAACAATTACAGCAGGTCGTATTCGCAGTAAAAGCTGTTTCATGAGATTTCGTCCTGAGTCGCTGCCAAACGTTGCACCTCGCTGTGGCTCTCCAGGCTTCTTAGGGTCACCCTTCTTCCCAGCCAGCATGCCCTAATCGTTAGGCCTTATGTAGCGCCTTACGTGGAGCTGGAGAGAGGGACAGTGATCTAGAAACACACGCATGGTTTCTCCAGCACTGTGTTGTGGACTGAGTCTCACAGACAACTGCCAGCTTGTCCCCAGTCCAACCAGGAGGCAGAAACTACACCAGTTCTGTGCACGGGGGGAATTTAATATGGAGAGTTGCTCCATCACGACGGGGTTATTCACATGGCACCTGTAAGTAAGAAGCCAAGGCAAAGGTTTAGCAGAGGTCGCAGCCTCGGTAAGCAGCTACTAACACTAGGGCTGAGAGAACGAGGAAAGAGGCTGGCATTATCGATCCACAGACAGTGGAGAAGCACCAGGGAGCTGACGCAGACGGCGAGGGCTGGAGTCTGATCTCGGAGAAGGGGACCCCGGACTCGGGACTAAACGCCTGAAGACGAGCAGTGAGAGCTGAGGTCCGGCATGGGCAGCATGGCAGCGGCTCCTGCCAGGGCTGGGAAAACTGTCCAGAGGACGCGCCCCAGGCAGGACGGAGGCTCAGAGTCAGGTTCCCAGGCAGGCTGGGCGCCAGACTCCTGGACCCCTTTCCGCAGGTCCCCGGAGGCCAGGGCTGCCCTCGGCCTTCTTGCTGTCTCCTGTCCTTTTCCCAAAGCTGAGCTTTCGTGTTCTCCGCTCGCAGGAGGTTACCAGCGGCAGATTCCAGGAGGTGAAAGTACAGCAAAGCACAGTCCTTTCTTCTCTGGGCTCTTGCGGGCGCGGTGTGCGTGGAGAGCCCGGTGGGTCCCGGATCCCTGCGCCCCCGGGGTCTCATCTCCTCCCGGGGCACCGCGCGTGCAGGAGAGACGTGCCCCCAGCACATTcggtgctggggggcagggggttcATAGGGAGGTTGGTGTCTTCTCCAGTCGCAGCCGCGGGGGAGGCCGGCAGGTCGCAGCCCTCTGATCTGTCAGTGCAGTTCCCGAACCTCCCCTTCGCCTGCCTTCGGCTGCCTTTTCCTCAATGCTGAAGGAAGGTGGGTGTTGTGGCTGCACACAGGGttcctcctgccctggcctcaCTGGCCTCCATTCCTAGGACGCGAAGACCTTATCTGGGCTGTTCCACCTGTCCCGCCGAGCACCCACCCCACACCGCAACGTCAAGCGCTATGACTTACCATCCGTCAGGTTCCAGGCCACGGAATTCCTGGATGAGGAGCCTCTGATCCCCTTCCAGACACACGCACGTCCAGGGATAAAGGTGTTTGACCCTTAGCAACCGCAGATTGGTCAACCACTTCCTGTGTGATGGGACCTCTGGAGCCCTTGTTGCGTTATGGGCAGTCAAGCCCAGGCGGGAGGCAGCCCCACCTATGCCCCGGAAACTCCGAGTAGCACCCCCAGTTTCACCCAGCTTTGGGAAACCACCTGGGAGCCCCTGTATAGTAAAATTGACAATGTTATAGTAGATTCGGGTGTAAGCATACTGATTCCACAATTCTGTGCATTCCTCGATGCTGACCACCATTCTGTCATGATCTtcttgctggtggagggtcttgctttGATGTTGATGGCAGCTGGCTGATCAGGTgctggttgctgaaggctggggtggctgtggcgaTTTCTTAACGTAAGACTGCAGTAAAGTTTGTCCCATCCATCTCCTCTCACagatgatttctctgtagcatgtgatgctgtttgatggcatttcacccacagtagaacttcgtTCACAATTGGGGTCAATCCTTGCAAACCCTGCCCCGGCTTTATCAACTCAGTTACTGTAATTTTCTGAATCCCtcgttgtcatttcaacagtcttcacagcatcttctcCAGGAGTAGGTTCCAGCTTATTTTCTTTGACTCacccataagaagcaactccccCTCTGTCACAGTTCCATCGTGAGATTACAGGCATGCagtcaggctccacttctaattctactCTTCTCGCCATTTCCACCACTACTGAAGTCTCGAAGCCCTCGAGGTCATCCATCAGGTGGAAGTAAGTTCTTCCAAACTTCTGTGAATGTTCATATTTTAACCTCTTCCCATGAAACTCAAATGTTCTGAATGGCTTCTAGAATGGTGAATCTTTTCCGGagggttttcaatttactttgcccagagcCATCAGAGGAATCACAATCTATGGTAGTCATAGCCTTAcgaaatgtatttctaaaataataagacTCGAAATCAAACTTATTCCTGGTCCCATGGGCTGCAGAATCGATGTGGcaacaggcatgaaaacaaccTTGATCTCGTACGTGTCTGTCAGTGCTCTTGGGTGAGCAGGTGCAGttgtcaatgagcagtcatattttgaaaggaattttttttttctgagcagtaggtctcaacagtgggctgaTAATATTCAGTAAAGCATGTTGTAAAAAGATGTGCTGTCATGCAGGCTTTGTTCCACTTACAAAGCACAGACAGAGTAGATTTTGCAAAATTTTTAAGAGCCCTAAAATTCTCTGAATtgtaaatgagcattggcttcaacttaaagtcattGGCTGCATTAGCCCCGAACAGGAGAGTCAGCCTGTGCTCTGAAGTGTTAAgcccaggcattgacttctcctctctaggtAGGAAAGTCCtaaatggcatcttcttccaacagaAGGCTGCTTGGTCTactttgaaaatctgttgtttcgtGTAGCCACTTTCACGAATTTCCTCACCTCGActttctggagaacttgctgcagcgtCTCCATCAGCACCTGCCGCTTCACCTTGTACTTGTGTGTTGTGGggacggcttctttccttaacCTAATAAACCAACGGCTGCTAGATTCactcttttcttctgcagcttcctcatctttctcagccttcacagaattgaagacaGTTGGCCTCGTGGTCTGGATGAGGCTTTGGCTGAAGGGGGTACTGtgactggtttgatcttctatccagaccactgaGACTTTCTCTGTATCAACAAtgggctgtttcactttcttatcatccTTGTGTTTGCTGGAGTAGCACATTTCATTTCCTTCGGAAACTTTCCCTTCTCATTTACAGTTTGGCACAGGAGGCCAGTCTTTCGGCCTATCTTGGCTTTAGACATGCCTTCCTGATTAAGCTacatcatttctagcttttgatttaaaatgaggCATGTGTAATTCTCAGAACACTTGAACACTTCGAGGCCAGTGTAGGGTTCCtcattggcctaatttcaatatggTTGTGTCTCGGAGAATGGGAAggctggaggagaaaaaaaggagatgggGGAAAGGCCAGTCGATGGAGCAATCAGAACGCACACATTTATTGATTAAGTTCACCATCTTATATGGGGGCAGGTcctggcaccccaaaacaattacagtgGCAACACCACTGATTACAGATCACCAtcataaatgtaataataatgaagatgtgtagcggcgcctgggtggcacagtggttaagcgtctcccttcggctcagggcgtgatcccagcgttatgggatagagccccacatcaggctcctctgctatgagcctgcttcttcctctcccactccccctgcttgtgtttcctctctcgctggctgtctctatctctgtcaaataaataaataaaatcttaaaaaaaaaataatgaagatgtgTAGGAGTGTGGGAATTACCAGTATGTGACCCAGAGACACAGGTGAGCAAacgctgttggaaaaatggcaccagcAGACTTGCTGTATAAAGGGTTGTCGCCAACCTGCAATTTGTAAGAAACGCAGTGTCTGTGAATCGCCACAAAGTGAAGTTCAGTAAAACAAGGTGTGCCTGAAATAGGACGGCCCCATAATATTCTGATCTAATCAGAATCCTGCCGACTGTGAAACATATGTAGTTGTTATGGTACCCTTTTTGGTATCATAAATATGTGATATTTGTATTGACTAGAGAGGATCTTGAAATTCGAAGATAGTTTAGCTGTGAAAGACATCTTAAGCTCATTTTTATTCTCAATCTGGCCAGCAAAAATGATGACGGGGGAAAAGACATAACGATAAAGCTTGAGAGTCCACGGGCAAGACATACTCTCCACAATAGTTTTCAAATAAAGTAGAAACAAGCTGTAATGACCTTTACCTTTTGATTTTAATAAGAAGCTTTGGATAACAATGGTTTCAGAATAGGTCAAAACCCAGAGAGTTAATGAGAAATTTTAGTGATAAAGAGGAGCTTTTGCTTTCTGggcagaaaataatttatctatttattttatttttaatttaaattccattacccaacatatagtacatcagtaTTTTTTGGAGTAGTGTTCAATGagtcatcagttgtgtataaccacccagtgctcatcacgtcatgtaccctccttcatgcccatcaccgttaccccatccgcccacccgcctccccttctatgagcctcagtttgtttcccagagtcaggagtctgtcatggtttgtttccctctctgatttcttcccatttaaatttccttccacagtttggctgttgtggacattgctgctatgaacattggggtgcaggtgccccttctcttcaccatgTCTGTAcctttttggtaaatacccagcagggcaatggctgggtcgtagggtagttttTCTCTCGGTATCTGCATGTGTATGTGAGGTACACGTGATAATAAATGCCTGCTTGTTATTCTCGTGTCCGTCTGTGTTTTATTCCAGAGATCCCAGCTTGGAACTCAGAGGGTAGGAGGAAAATCATTTCCCCACTAAAATCCCACGTGCACAAGAGGCACATGCTGATTCTTGTCTCTCCAGATCCACGGTTGTGATTGCTCAGAAAACAGAATCTCCAGCCATCCCTTGTTATATCCCCGTGCACAAAG
Coding sequences within:
- the LOC117800850 gene encoding uncharacterized protein LOC117800850, giving the protein MQGHFGDGDVRGTRSWPAPTRMGQGLDWKTREGEKAGSALPGQDRGPAAPGGGSGSRAQAARPPGAHARGRWAWPGGAGTRARSAPAPRAPPSRPRAGAPRAGPPGAAREGPGESGLRIRGNLDSLGDGTTGLLRVLTASTLRGKLRPEEALTRGAPLPRLRLRGTRSQLGTQRIHGCDCSENRISSHPLLYPRAQRKPPERKERDFDVSGSCGQKTGKAGSGNLTSGSFSHRTSFLLK